A window of Rhododendron vialii isolate Sample 1 chromosome 11a, ASM3025357v1 contains these coding sequences:
- the LOC131306621 gene encoding uncharacterized protein LOC131306621 isoform X1, with product MEIVASEFFTTTPPLLTQAEDYQQSGVCQYCGGKGFENAFVYCITCLSFAVHRYCLPVLPKTFDEFVRWYCEDCEPKSANHSPPENPCSSPSRSPSRRTDHLISKGVRVKKSKKKLKKKNVSLSVPQTKDQGQQRSPSQPPSDAKTKLDCTAHALQSSLSQEDSDARTQVQLTEHAQLASDCSDRNHILKGKENTVAPLVNETEEQKRQSSPSEQPCEAQTGLELCVASCSPLTTMQHSMAETEEQLLDNSSEEPCEAQTELASRVASYSPVNENTTMQPSVAETMEQICESSPSQQPCEAKTELALCVVGPTPLNDTIQPCSENYGNGLQLGKRRRFPVEGGSEFGNEAELVKIDDSKTTTGDLSHTLENNYHLHAQPVSDRIWRGSFSIRKKIFGIFDGVVAHLSSKACQKVCKVAALLPAVLYLEMLPKSALWPENFQKSEPSDEHIGLYFFAESKWYEWVFDCLVDDMIDQDLAMRASVKNAELLVFPSAELPLQYWKFQGKYYLWGVFRKKQDSSFHLADQGLQVEKGNTELVVYSNSENGVDTGDERNLSLTKTRDAQSPRSPLSNSCRSGPGPC from the exons ATGGAGATTGTCGCATCAGAGTTCTTCACAACCACTCCTCCCCTTCTCACTCAAGCTGAAGATTATCAGCAGTCG GGTGTATGTCAGTATTGTGGTGGCAAAGGATTTGAGAATGCTTTTGTTTATTGCATCACGTGCCTGAGTTTTGCTGTCCACAG GTACTGTTTGCCTGTATTGCCGAAAACCTTCGATGAGTTTGTCCGTTGGTATTGTGAGGATTGTGAACCAAAGTCTGCAAACCATTCTCCTCCTGAGAACCCTTGCTCTAGCCCATCCAGAAGCCCATCCAGAAGAACAGATCACTTAATTTCCAAAGGTGTTCGAgtgaaaaagtccaaaaaaaaattgaagaaaaagaatgtcTCTCTCTCGGTGCCCCAAACAAAGGACCAAGGACAACAACGTAGCCCCTCACAACCACCTTCTGACGCTAAAACAAAGCTTGACTGCACTGCGCATGCACTACAAAGTAGCCTCTCCCAGGAGGATTCTGATGCACGCACACAGGTTCAATTGACTGAGCATGCTCAGTTGGCAAGTGATTGTTCTGACCGAAATCATATATTGAAGGGGAAGGAAAATACTGTTGCACCTTTAGTCAATGAGACGGAGGAGCAGAAACGTCAAAGTAGCCCCTCGGAGCAACCTTGTGAGGCACAGACAGGGCTTGAGTTGTGTGTTGCCAGTTGTTCTCCCCTGACGACTATGCAGCATTCAATGGCTGAGACAGAGGAGCAATTACTAGACAACTCCTCTGAGGAACCTTGTGAGGCACAGACAGAGCTTGCATCACGTGTCGCCAGTTATTCTCCCGTGAATGAGAACACGACTATGCAGCCTTCAGTTGCTGAGACAATGGAGCAGATATGTGAGAGTAGCCCCTCTCAGCAACCTTGTGAGGCAAAAACAGAGCTTGCTTTGTGTGTTGTTGGTCCTACTCCCCTGAATGACACAATTCAACCATGCAGTGAGAACTATGGAAATGGGTTGCAACttggaaagagaagaagattTCCCGTAGAGGGTGGCAGTGAATTTGGCAACGAGGCTGAGTTAGTTAAAATTGATGATTCTAAAACAACCACGGGTGATTTATCACATACCTTGGAAAATAACTACCATCTCCATGCACAACCTGTTAGTGATCGCATTTGGAG GGGAAGTTTTAGTATTCGCAAGAaaatttttggcatttttgacGGAGTTGTGGCCCATTTGTCAAGCAAAGCGTGCCAAAAAGTGTGCAAGGTGGCTGCTTTGTTACCGGCAGTACTTTACTTGGAGATGCTTCCGAAGAGTGCTTTGTGGCCTGAGAATTTCCAGAAATCAGAACCATCTGATGAACATATCGGACTATATTTCTTTGCCGAAAGCAAATG GTACGAATGGGTTTTCGACTGCTTGGTGGATGATATGATTGACCAAGATCTTGCCATGAGAGCCAGTGTAAAAAATGCAGAGCTCTTGGTTTTCCCTTCTGCCGAACTGCCCCTACAGTACTGGA AGTTCCAGGGCAAGTATTACTTGTGGGGAGTGTTCCGGAAAAAGCAAGATTCCTCTTTCCATCTAGCAGATCAGGGTCTTCAAGTTGAAAAGGGCAACACTGAACTTGTTGTGTATTCCAATTCAGAAAATGGTGTGGACACAGGAGACGAGAGGAATCTCTCACTGACCAAGACTCGGGACGCCCAGAGTCCTCGAAGTCCTCTAAGCAACAGTTGTAGGTCAGGGCCTGGCCCTTGTTGA
- the LOC131306622 gene encoding protein MITOFERRINLIKE 1, chloroplastic, translating to MDTRICTSLGLLSPTPPPHHHHPIDDFNTLFTHLNTLISTSPYNPIPTQHQTNKTLQFASTTVSIDNKIENPQKPTSQHRPKPATKASPKIQTLFKTLTVLERSVIGAAAGGIAGAFTYVCLHPLDTVKTKLQTKGASEIYSSALDAVGKTFQSKGILGFYSGVSAVIVGSTASSAVYFGTCEFGKSVLSKLPNYPSVLIPPTAGAMGNIISSAIMVPKELITQRMQAGAKGRSWEVLLRILEKDGVLGLYAGYSATLLRNLPAGVLSYSSFEYLKTVVLLRTKQVHLEPVQSVCCGALAGAISASLTTPLDVVKTRLMTQGHGEAVNKVAAAMVTGVSATVKQILKEEGWVGLTRGMGPRVLYSACFSAIGYFAFETAKVSILNQYINHKEISSEISAAPT from the coding sequence ATGGACACACGAATCTGCACATCCCTCGGCCTCCTCTCTCCAACTCCccctccccaccaccaccaccccatCGACGACTTCAACACCCTCTTCACTCACCTCAACACCCTCATATCCACAAGCCCGTACAATCCCATACCCACACAACACCAAACCAACAAAACCCTTCAATTCGCCTCAACCACCGTCTCCATCGACAACAAAATCGAAAACCCACAAAAACCCACATCCCAGCATCGCCCCAAACCCGCCACAAAAGCCTCCCCGAAGATCCAGACCCTCTTCAAGACCCTAACCGTCCTCGAACGCTCCGTCATCGGCGCAGCCGCCGGTGGCATCGCCGGCGCGTTCACCTACGTGTGCCTCCACCCCCTCGACACCGTCAAAACAAAGCTCCAGACCAAAGGGGCGTCAGAAATCTACAGCAGCGCTTTAGACGCCGTCGGTAAGACCTTCCAGAGTAAAGGCATCCTGGGGTTTTATTCTGGTGTTTCTGCTGTTATCGTGGGGTCTACTGCCTCTTCTGCTGTGTACTTCGGTACTTGTGAGTTTGGGAAATCCGTTTTGTCCAAATTACCCAATTATCCATCCGTGTTGATCCCTCCTACCGCCGGCGCCATGGGCAACATCATCTCGTCTGCGATCATGGTGCCGAAGGAGTTGATAACGCAGCGAATGCAGGCTGGAGCGAAGGGTCGGTCTTGGGAAGTTTTGTTGAGGATCCTAGAGAAGGATGGGGTTTTAGGGTTGTATGCAGGGTACTCTGCTACATTGTTGAGGAATTTGCCAGCTGGTGTGTTGAGTTATTCGTCTTTCGAGTATTTGAAAACTGTAGTGTTGTTGAGGACGAAGCAGGTACATTTGGAGCCTGTTCAGAGTGTTTGTTGTGGTGCCTTGGCCGGGGCAATATCAGCGTCTTTGACTACCCCGTTGGATGTGGTTAAGACTAGGTTGATGACTCAAGGTCATGGAGAGGCTGTGAATAAGGTGGCTGCTGCTATGGTTACCGGTGTTTCTGCTACTGTGAAGCAGATTTTGAAGGAAGAAGGGTGGGTGGGGTTGACCCGTGGTATGGGGCCGAGAGTGCTTTACAGTGCTTGCTTTTCGGCAATTGGATATTTCGCGTTTGAGACCGCGAAAGTCTCGATTTTGAATCAGTATATTAACCACAAGGAAATTTCTAGTGAAATTTCTGCGGCTCCAACTTGA
- the LOC131306624 gene encoding uncharacterized protein LOC131306624, with translation MDHLDFSAGKSSRRELQRARPAPLKVHIDSHRIKKPPVVPSQTPPHQQSRPPVITYVVSPKVIHTNPSEFMALVQRLTGLSSSKCSAKYPMSPNNISGSHYIGERTISLKSPNGQLPRQDSTANNAWGHTEANSWAQGITCPIAISPEKTNRFPEEKKPQVGDLGMVKGTNISTELPGRTSFFPGILSSGQTSALPTMTPNFFPPPSDQNPLSFYQDLSPSLRGNKNYLEGNFMTNHSSYFLSPHMITTPTPCLDLFNNSFTFKREN, from the coding sequence ATGGACCATTTGGACTTTTCGGCTGGAAAATCATCCAGACGAGAGCTCCAAAGGGCCCGTCCTGCCCCTCTGAAAGTACATATAGACTCACATAGGATCAAAAAACCACCGGTGGTGCCATCCCAAACACCCCCTCATCAGCAAAGCCGGCCACCGGTCATTACATATGTGGTCTCTCCAAAGGTTATTCACACAAACCCTAGTGAGTTCATGGCACTAGTCCAACGTCTCACTGGCTTGTCATCTTCAAAGTGTTCGGCCAAATATCCCATGTCTCCAAATAATATTTCTGGGTCCCACTATATAGGTGAGCGTACAATATCGTTGAAATCTCCAAATGGACAATTACCAAGGCAAGATTCTACGGCTAACAATGCATGGGGACATACAGAAGCAAATAGTTGGGCACAGGGGATCACATGTCCAATTGCGATTTCGCCAGAAAAGACTAACAGATTCccagaagaaaagaaaccaCAAGTTGGCGATTTGGGCATGGTTAAAGGTACAAATATAAGCACAGAATTACCTGGTAGGACTAGTTTTTTTCCCGGGATTTTATCGTCCGGTCAGACGTCGGCTCTTCCAACTATGACACCAAACTTTTTCCCTCCACCATCTGATCAAAATCCTCTGAGTTTTTATCAAGATTTGAGCCCTTCATTAAGAGGTAACAAGAACTATTTGGAGGGCAATTTCATGACTAATCATAGTTCATACTTTCTTTCACCTCATATGATAACAACCCCTACTCCATGTCTAGACCTTTTCAACAACTCTTTCACTTTCAAGAGAGAGAACTAG
- the LOC131306621 gene encoding uncharacterized protein LOC131306621 isoform X2 gives MEIVASEFFTTTPPLLTQAEDYQQSGVCQYCGGKGFENAFVYCITCLSFAVHRYCLPVLPKTFDEFVRWYCEDCEPKSANHSPPENPCSSPSRSPSRRTDHLISKGVRVKKSKKKLKKKNVSLSVPQTKDQGQQRSPSQPPSDAKTKLDCTAHALQSSLSQEDSDARTQVQLTEHAQLASDCSDRNHILKGKENTVAPLVNETEEQKRQSSPSEQPCEAQTGLELCVASCSPLTTMQHSMAETEEQLLDNSSEEPCEAQTELASRVASYSPVNENTTMQPSVAETMEQICESSPSQQPCEAKTELALCVVGPTPLNDTIQPCSENYGNGLQLGKRRRFPVEGGSEFGNEAELVKIDDSKTTTGDLSHTLENNYHLHAQPVSDRIWRGSFSIRKKIFGIFDGVVAHLSSKACQKVCKVAALLPAVLYLEMLPKSALWPENFQKSEPSDEHIGLYFFAESKWYEWVFDCLVDDMIDQDLAMRASVKNAELLVFPSAELPLQYWIS, from the exons ATGGAGATTGTCGCATCAGAGTTCTTCACAACCACTCCTCCCCTTCTCACTCAAGCTGAAGATTATCAGCAGTCG GGTGTATGTCAGTATTGTGGTGGCAAAGGATTTGAGAATGCTTTTGTTTATTGCATCACGTGCCTGAGTTTTGCTGTCCACAG GTACTGTTTGCCTGTATTGCCGAAAACCTTCGATGAGTTTGTCCGTTGGTATTGTGAGGATTGTGAACCAAAGTCTGCAAACCATTCTCCTCCTGAGAACCCTTGCTCTAGCCCATCCAGAAGCCCATCCAGAAGAACAGATCACTTAATTTCCAAAGGTGTTCGAgtgaaaaagtccaaaaaaaaattgaagaaaaagaatgtcTCTCTCTCGGTGCCCCAAACAAAGGACCAAGGACAACAACGTAGCCCCTCACAACCACCTTCTGACGCTAAAACAAAGCTTGACTGCACTGCGCATGCACTACAAAGTAGCCTCTCCCAGGAGGATTCTGATGCACGCACACAGGTTCAATTGACTGAGCATGCTCAGTTGGCAAGTGATTGTTCTGACCGAAATCATATATTGAAGGGGAAGGAAAATACTGTTGCACCTTTAGTCAATGAGACGGAGGAGCAGAAACGTCAAAGTAGCCCCTCGGAGCAACCTTGTGAGGCACAGACAGGGCTTGAGTTGTGTGTTGCCAGTTGTTCTCCCCTGACGACTATGCAGCATTCAATGGCTGAGACAGAGGAGCAATTACTAGACAACTCCTCTGAGGAACCTTGTGAGGCACAGACAGAGCTTGCATCACGTGTCGCCAGTTATTCTCCCGTGAATGAGAACACGACTATGCAGCCTTCAGTTGCTGAGACAATGGAGCAGATATGTGAGAGTAGCCCCTCTCAGCAACCTTGTGAGGCAAAAACAGAGCTTGCTTTGTGTGTTGTTGGTCCTACTCCCCTGAATGACACAATTCAACCATGCAGTGAGAACTATGGAAATGGGTTGCAACttggaaagagaagaagattTCCCGTAGAGGGTGGCAGTGAATTTGGCAACGAGGCTGAGTTAGTTAAAATTGATGATTCTAAAACAACCACGGGTGATTTATCACATACCTTGGAAAATAACTACCATCTCCATGCACAACCTGTTAGTGATCGCATTTGGAG GGGAAGTTTTAGTATTCGCAAGAaaatttttggcatttttgacGGAGTTGTGGCCCATTTGTCAAGCAAAGCGTGCCAAAAAGTGTGCAAGGTGGCTGCTTTGTTACCGGCAGTACTTTACTTGGAGATGCTTCCGAAGAGTGCTTTGTGGCCTGAGAATTTCCAGAAATCAGAACCATCTGATGAACATATCGGACTATATTTCTTTGCCGAAAGCAAATG GTACGAATGGGTTTTCGACTGCTTGGTGGATGATATGATTGACCAAGATCTTGCCATGAGAGCCAGTGTAAAAAATGCAGAGCTCTTGGTTTTCCCTTCTGCCGAACTGCCCCTACAGTACTGGA TTAGCTAG
- the LOC131306619 gene encoding L-type lectin-domain containing receptor kinase S.6 has protein sequence MPSSPLHLVPILFLFIFFNSLPPSHSTPLSPSANITLFGDAHFVNTTISLTPQLNCRSPPSSSPQSLGYGRAFFFAPVRFLDSKTNKTASFSTQFSFAITNPYAPLCPFGEGFTFLITSKTDSFSYGPMGVPNGQDFTYVAVEFDTMLDPNVGDVNGNHVGIDVDSVVSVTSVDGFSKGIDLQSGRPLTAWIEYRSGEGMIKVWVGYSQIKPPSPLLIAQIDLSKHFKEFMHVGFSASNGRGSAIHLVGGWKFKTYGLLPSVMPMETVGGEGDCFMCSSPEDLGGQNSDANYHHINKRLGELALGLGGLAAFIISLSAIVVIVIWCMTRKKRLNSRGSNEGHRYQGNKLPKRLSLSAIKSATKGFNHNRIIGEGGSATVYEGSLPSCGSVAVKRFSQVSQIGSFRNQFSTEFATMMGCLRHKHLVQLQGWCCEEDELVLVYQYMRNGSLDKILHRNNNALSLLLTWDRRVKIVLGVASALVYLHEECERQIIHRDVKTCNIMLDDELNAKLGDFGLAEVYEHSCRTRDATIPAGTMGYLAPEYVYLGVPTVKTDVYSFGVVVLEVASGKKPVNEEGTLLADYAWELWGKGKLIEAADLRLRGKYNRLEMERMLMVGLCCVHPDHEKRLTAREAATMIRGEAPLPVLPARKPSVSIRSGFPGGFDEFMNFCGDANFDFDDTPWLTPESHF, from the exons ATGCCTTCATCTCCGCTCCACCTCGtccccattctcttcctcttcatcttcttcaactCCCTTCCACCTTCTCACTCCACCCCTCTCTCCCCTTCAGCCAACATAACCCTCTTCGGCGATGCCCACTTCGTAAACACCACCATCTCCCTCACCCCACAACTCAACTGCCgctctcctccctcctcctcgCCCCAATCCCTCGGGTACGGGAGAGCTTTCTTTTTCGCCCCGGTCCGGTTTCTTGATTCCAAGACCAACAAAACAGCCTCTTTCTCCACCCAATTCTCGTTCGCCATCACCAACCCCTATGCCCCTCTCTGCCCGTTCGGGGAGGGATTTACGTTCTTGATCACCTCGAAAACAGATTCTTTTTCGTATGGTCCCATGGGCGTCCCCAATGGGCAAGATTTTACGTATGTGGCTGTGGAGTTCGACACGATGCTTGACCCGAATGTTGGTGATGTCAATGGTAATCATGTCGGCATCGATGTTGATTCTGTTGTTTCTGTTACCTCTGTTGATGGGTTTTCGAAGGGGATTGATTTGCAGAGTGGGAGACCATTGACAGCGTGGATTGAGTACAGAAGTGGAGAGGGTATGATCAAG GTTTGGGTGGGGTACTCGCAAATCAAGCCCCCGAGCCCTCTTCTGATCGCCCAAATCGATCTTTCGAAGCATTTCAAGGAGTTTATGCATGTGGGTTTCTCAGCTTCAAATGGTAGAGGCTCTGCCATTCATCTTGTTGGTGGATGGAAGTTCAAGACTTATGGACTCCTGCCTTCGGTAATGCCAATGGAGACAGTTGGAGGAGAAGGTGACTGTTTCATGTGCTCCTCCCCAGAGGATTTAGGAGGGCAAAACAGTGATGCCAATTACCATCACATAAACAAGAGACTAGGAGAATTGGCACTTGGTTTAGGGGGATTAGCTGCATTTATCATTTCGTTGTCTGCTATCGTTGTCATAGTCATTTGGTGTATGACAAGGAAGAAAAGACTAAATTCCAGAGGATCAAATGAAGGCCACAGATACCAAGGGAACAAGCTACCGAAAAGGCTCTCGCTCTCCGCGATAAAATCAGCCACAAAGGGATTCAACCACAACAGAATCATAGGTGAAGGAGGGTCTGCTACTGTTTACGAAGGGTCCCTTCCCTCTTGTGGATCGGTGGCGGTGAAAAGGTTCAGTCAAGTGAGCCAAATCGGTTCTTTTCGCAACCAATTCTCTACTGAGTTTGCGACGATGATGGGTTGCTTGAGACATAAACACTTAGTTCAGCTCCAAGGGTGGTGTTGCGAAGAGGACGAACTAGTCCTAGTTTACCAGTACATGCGAAATGGAAGCCTGGACAAAATCCTCCACAGGAACAACAATGCCTTGTCTCTTTTACTCACGTGGGACAGGAGAGTGAAGATAGTCCTTGGCGTTGCTTCGGCTCTCGTATATCTCCACGAAGAATGTGAGAGGCAGATAATTCATAGAGACGTGAAAACTTGCAATATAATGCTGGACGATGAGTTAAACGCGAAGCTAGGTGACTTTGGTTTGGCAGAGGTTTACGAACATAGTTGTAGGACAAGAGATGCGACGATTCCAGCCGGCACAATGGGCTATCTAGCCCCAGAGTACGTGTACTTGGGTGTTCCCACTGTGAAAACTGATGTTTACAGCTTTGGAGTGGTGGTATTGGAAGTGGCATCAGGGAAAAAGCCTGTGAATGAGGAGGGGACTCTGCTTGCTGATTATGCGTGGGAGTTGTGGGGGAAAGGCAAGTTGATTGAGGCTGCTGATTTGAGACTGAGGGGGAAGTATAACAGGTTGGAGATGGAGAGGATGCTCATGGTGGGACTTTGTTGTGTGCATCCGGATCATGAGAAGAGGCTGACGGCGAGGGAGGCGGCTACAATGATCAGAGGGGAGGCGCCGCTTCCCGTTTTGCCGGCGAGGAAACCGTCGGTGAGCATTCGGTCAGGTTTCCCTGGGGGGTTTGATGAGTTTATGAATTTCTGTGGGGATGcgaattttgattttgatgacaCCCCTTGGTTGACCCCTGAGAGCCATTTTTAG
- the LOC131306623 gene encoding RNA-binding protein 2-like, whose amino-acid sequence MADGYWNQQQQQLMNPAAGMLKRPRSDYELPPTGVPSAHEMHNYLAQDDGGVGPRGLKDTQTIGSAYDRYLQHSQLTSGEASNIGGVRMGGGGTGNPLTDPAAMGLSGAVRSDAAPNGRGMSFGGRLPMDALNGRGMSFDGRLPVDPRSGGGMGFDGRLPVDAMPRMSRETIPLPPDASNTLYVEGLPSDITRREVAHIFRPFVGYKEVRLVSKESRHRGGDPLILCFVDFTNPACAATALSALQGYKIDEHDRDSAYLRLQFSKNPGPRSGSGSGPRSRGKR is encoded by the exons ATGGCCGATGGGTACTGgaaccaacaacaacaacaacttaTGAATCCTGCGGCTGGCATGCTCAAACGACCTCGCTCTGATTACG AACTCCCACCTACTGGAGTTCCTTCTGCCCATGAGATGCATAACTATTTGGCGCAAGATGATGGTGGCGTTGGTCCTCGGGGTTTGAAGGACACACAAACAATTGGATCAGCTTATGACCGATACCTCCAACATTCT CAACTTACTTCTGGGGAAGCTAGTAATATTGGTGGAGTAAGGATGGGTGGTGGAGGGACTGGTAATCCTCTAACAGATCCTGCTGCAATGGGTCTTTCTGGGGCTGTTCGTTCAGATGCAGCACCGAATGGTCGAGGTATGAGTTTTGGTGGCAGGCTACCAATGGATGCACTGAATGGTCGAGGCATGAGTTTTGATGGTAGGCTTCCAGTGGATCCACGGAGTGGTGGAGGCATGGGTTTTGATGGCAGGCTTCCTGTTGATGCAATGCCTAGAATGAGTCGTGAGACAATTCCTCTCCCTCCAGATGCTTCCAATACTCTGTATGTTGAGGGGCTTCCTTCTGACATCACTAGGAGAGAAGTGGCTC ATATTTTCCGCCCATTTGTGGGGTATAAAGAAGTAAGACTTGTGAGCAAGGAGTCCAGACAT CGTGGTGGAGATCCTCTTATCCTTTGTTTCGTGGATTTCACCAATCCGGCCTGTGCAGCAACAGCTTTGAGTGCCTTGCAAG GCTATAAGATAGACGAGCACGATCGAGATTCTGCCTACTTGCGACTGCAGTTCTCGAAGAACCCAGGCCCAAGGTCTGGCTCTGGCTCTGGGCCTCGGTCTCGTGGGAAGAGGTAG